CGAATCGGAAGGGCGCGTAAAGCTGGATTAGATATCTGTGTTAGAGTCGATCCCTGAACCGGATTTGACCCCTCCCAGCCTCCTATACGGACACCTCACATTTGTCTATATAGGAAGGCCGGGATAGGGTTCTTTGCCTTCTCTGTCGGTGACTGATTATTGCAACTATTATTCAGGTTAGATAATTAGGTGGCAGCAAACATGGTGTTGAAACATCTCCCACACATTGTAAAACGTAAGAGAACCGGAAAAGAGCAGCAACACTTTTTCGGTCAGCTTATTGCTGTCATATTTTGTCATGCATTTTGCCTGTGATATTTGCCTTGCACATTACTTGCGCTGCCGAGTTTTAAGGAACTTTCTAAAATCATTCAGCTCATTCAAGGTCATACCGCAACCTTCCACCAAGGCAAAAAACTGGTTCACATTGGGCGTACCCACATTCTTTTCCCAGTTCTCGTAAGTTTTACGGGTTTTCACACCAGCAATATTTGCCATCTGCTGAGTGGTTAACCCCGCAACCCTACGCATAGCGCGTAAATCACTACCACGAATCATCTCCATACATACCTCGTTTAGATTAATTTAACACTCTGTATGGTAGATATAATAAATCTTTAAGGATTTTAATGTCAAATCCTAAATCATTTATTTTTTAACGCTCCAATGCATAGGGGCTAAATAGGTATATTTAGTCGAGCCATTTCCTCAGAGACATCCCAATCCGCGTTACTTACTCTTTGCACAAACTGCGATATGGAATAGTTGCTAATGGTGGCAGCCTTTTCAGTATGCATGCTGTTTGCTTGAGGTATGCCGTGTTCAAAGGCTTCGAGTATTGTCCAAACATGGTCGTCTACGCTAGGAAACTGGAATTGCGAAGCAAGTAATTCTGACGGTGTAGGTAGGCCAACTTGATGCGCGATGATGCTGTCTCCGTCTTCAAGGTGCTGGGACAAAGTGGTGATTTCTTCAGTGGTTATCGCGCCGGATAATATGATGGTTAGATAGCTTTTGTAGTTACTGGCATCAACGTATTTAAGAGATAGTTCCGTGTTCATTTTTATCTTCATTGGTAAATAAAGATATTATATTGTCTTTCTGTGGGTTTGATAGTGTCATCTTAGATGCATTATTCATCTGGTTGCTGTTGCTCGATGACTTCTATGCCAAGGCTGTGTTTTAGTGTCTTTCAAATACTTTCGAAAAATTAAGGAGAGTAATTACAGATGAATAAGTTCAGATGGAGAAGCTGAGAATAAAACCCCCACAGTCCATGTCGAGCTGTGGAGGTATGAATAGAAGCTGGTAGGTTATTTAACGCCAGTAATGATCAATGCAGAGCAAAGTAGAATACGTTTAGTGCTGTTATGTCTTGAATTTTAATGGTTTCTTTCATTGTTGGAATAGGAGGATATACGCACTAGACTCAAGGTGAATTTATTCAAAATAGAGCTGATTCTCTTGGATATTGTTACCCCTAAAAAACGAAGCCAGATGATGTCTGGTATCAAGAGTAAGAATACTCGTCCGGAAATATTGATTCGCAAGCAACTGCATAGGATGGGGTATAGATATAAGCTTCATGACAAGTCTTTCCCCGGTAAACCTGATTTGGTCTTCCCAAAATATAGAGCTGTAGTTTTTGTTCATGGCTGCTTCTGGCATCAGCATCATTGCCATTTATTTAAATGGCCGAAAACCCGACCGGAATTTTGGCGTAAGAAGATCCAAGGTAATGTTATTTATGATGAAAAAGTGAAGGAGCAGCTACTAGGGATGGGATGGCGGGTTTGTGTGGTATGGGAATGCGCAGTAAAGGGAAAAAGCGAAGATAAAATTAAGGAAGTAGCAGAGGCTATCAGCTACTTCCTCAGGGAGGATAGGTTAATTATTGATATCTGAAAGGAGTTTTATAAAACCATTTTAATATTGGCTTCTTATTTGTATTATTTGCAGTGAAATTACGCAATAAACAGTGAAACCTATGAAATGGAAAAATATCCCTCTTC
Above is a window of Paraneptunicella aestuarii DNA encoding:
- a CDS encoding helix-turn-helix transcriptional regulator — encoded protein: MEMIRGSDLRAMRRVAGLTTQQMANIAGVKTRKTYENWEKNVGTPNVNQFFALVEGCGMTLNELNDFRKFLKTRQRK
- a CDS encoding very short patch repair endonuclease, encoding MNLFKIELILLDIVTPKKRSQMMSGIKSKNTRPEILIRKQLHRMGYRYKLHDKSFPGKPDLVFPKYRAVVFVHGCFWHQHHCHLFKWPKTRPEFWRKKIQGNVIYDEKVKEQLLGMGWRVCVVWECAVKGKSEDKIKEVAEAISYFLREDRLIIDI